A section of the Neorhizobium galegae bv. orientalis str. HAMBI 540 genome encodes:
- a CDS encoding ABC transporter ATP-binding protein, which translates to MEDGLEEAPQTAIKDKSNGRQVVLSVRDLTVGFGNKLVLDHLNLDIYRGEILGFVGASGTGKSVLMRTVLSLLPHRSGTIHILGADYDTVSEDERMALDTRLGVLFQHGALFSALTVKENIQLPMREYLDLPQSLMDELAYLKIEMVGLPPDAADKYPSELSGGMIKRAALARALALDPDLVFLDEPTSGLDPIGAADFDALIARLRDTLGLTVYMVTHDLDSLFSVCDRIAVLGEKRVLVEGTLEDMFAYDDPWVQSYFRGKRARSVVVQEKQPAAEVKE; encoded by the coding sequence ATGGAGGACGGTTTGGAAGAGGCGCCGCAGACCGCGATCAAGGACAAGTCGAACGGCCGGCAGGTGGTGCTGTCGGTGCGCGACCTGACGGTCGGCTTCGGCAATAAGCTGGTGCTCGACCACCTGAACCTCGACATCTATCGCGGCGAGATCCTGGGCTTCGTCGGCGCATCCGGCACCGGCAAGTCGGTGCTGATGCGCACCGTGCTCAGCCTTCTGCCGCACCGTTCCGGCACGATCCACATTCTCGGTGCCGATTACGACACAGTTTCGGAAGACGAGCGCATGGCGCTCGATACGCGGCTCGGCGTGCTTTTCCAGCATGGAGCGCTGTTCTCGGCCCTGACAGTGAAGGAAAACATCCAGCTGCCGATGCGTGAATATCTCGATCTGCCGCAGTCGCTGATGGACGAACTTGCCTACCTGAAGATCGAGATGGTCGGCCTGCCGCCTGATGCGGCCGACAAATATCCATCCGAACTGTCGGGCGGCATGATCAAGCGCGCTGCACTTGCACGTGCCCTGGCGCTCGATCCGGACCTCGTTTTCCTCGATGAGCCGACATCCGGCCTCGATCCGATCGGCGCCGCAGATTTCGATGCGTTGATCGCCAGGCTGCGCGATACGCTGGGATTGACGGTCTACATGGTGACCCACGACCTCGACAGCCTGTTCTCGGTTTGCGACAGAATTGCTGTGCTTGGCGAGAAACGGGTCTTGGTCGAGGGTACGCTTGAGGATATGTTTGCCTATGACGATCCATGGGTACAGTCCTATTTCCGCGGCAAGCGGGCGCGATCAGTCGTGGTCCAAGAAAAGCAGCCTGCGGCAGAAGTAAAAGAGTGA